The following are encoded in a window of Rosa chinensis cultivar Old Blush chromosome 4, RchiOBHm-V2, whole genome shotgun sequence genomic DNA:
- the LOC112198248 gene encoding hypersensitive-induced response protein 2: MGQCLGCIQVDQSTVAIRETFGKFDDVLEPGCHCLPWCLGSAVAGHLSLRVQQLDVRCETKTKDNVFVTVVASIQYRALADKASDAFYKLSNTRGQIQSYVFDVIRASVPKLDLDSTFEQKNDIAKAVEEELEKAMSHYGFEIVQTLIVDIEPDEHVKRAMNEINAAARMRLAASERAEGDKILQIKRAEGEAESKYLSGLGIARQRQAIVDGLRDSVLAFSENVPGTSSKDVMDMVLVTQYFDTMKEIGASSKSNSVFIPHGPGAVKDIASQIRDGLLQGNSTHQ; the protein is encoded by the exons ATGGGACAGTGCCTTGGTTGTATCCAGGTGGACCAGTCTACTGTTGCAATAAGAGAAACTTTTGGGAAGTTTGATGATGTGCTCGAACCTGGTTGTCATTGTTTGCCTTGGTGTTTGGGTAGCGCAGTAGCTGGTCATCTCTCTCTACGAGTGCAGCAATTGGATGTTCGCTGTGAAACAAAGACCAAG GATAACGTTTTTGTTACTGTGGTTGCTTCTATTCAATACCGAGCTTTAGCTGACAAAGCTTCAGATGCCTTCTACAAGCTCAGCAATACCAGGGGGCAGATCCAGTCTTATGTCTTTGATG TTATTAGGGCAAGTGTTCCAAAGTTGGATCTAGACTCAACCTTTGAACAGAAGAATGATATCGCCAAAGCTGTGGAAGAAGAACTTGAAAAG GCCATGTCACATTATGGGTTTGAGATAGTACAAACATTGATTGTGGATATCGAACCAGATGAGCATGTGAAGAGAGCGATGAATGAGATTAATGCAG CTGCTAGGATGAGGTTGGCTGCATCTGAGAGAGCTGAAGGAGATAAGATACTACAGATTAAGCGAGCTGAGGGAGAGGCAGAGTCCAAATATCTGTCAGGGCTTGGCATAGCAAGGCAGCGCCAGGCTATTGTGGACGGGCTGAGAGACAGCGTGCTGGCTTTCTCTGAGAATGTACCTGGGACATCATCAAAGGATGTCATGGATATGGTTCTGGTGACCCAGTACTTCGATACAATGAAAGAGATCGGTGCATCTTCaaagtccaattcggttttcatCCCACATGGACCTGGTGCTGTGAAAGACATTGCTTCACAGATAAGAGATGGTCTccttcaaggaaattcaactcACCAGTAA
- the LOC112198251 gene encoding uncharacterized protein LOC112198251, whose protein sequence is MWRPDRTGSKQTPLNTSKKRKKIKIFHTTQDCFHSKVEEDMITRFSTTMTMLRSSSISSPSLDSLIPRQPNSVNPTRNLISLTKSPLPLNLRYSISMNNQNLGTVCSSKSDNGSHDPSSSQGGESFFRGVLANMEAVYLSRNPTAKSVLELVGSDEQISYDHFAFRTFGVNGYGIDSMARFFLDFGYTPREELRFPAKKLRAFWFAPPSYTISDGGAGVNGPLPRIFISELLVDQMSPQTQEIIRKYTENSGSGNKYAALASALGTLTWEKPLYSEFQQLARESEYAAWTLVNGYAVNHVTISAHQLKSKLRDIKSLNQFIEENGFRLNSEGGILKVSPDGLLLQSSTVADPVNFQFRDGQIESVPCSYIEFAQRLVLPQYSNLPSNEVKEHHRRDGFEVGNADKIFESTSKEQLTRRAA, encoded by the exons ATGTGGCGGCCAGACAGAACAGGAAGCAAGCAAACGCCACTAAACAC atcgaagaagagaaagaagatcaAAATATTCCATACCACACAGGATTGTTTCCATTCCAAGGTTGAAGAAGACATGATTACGCGATTCTCCACCACCATGACCATGTTAAGAAGCTCCTCTATCTCCTCCCCATCACTTGACTCTCTCATTCCTCGCCAACCCAACAGTGTCAATCCCACCAGGAATCTCATCTCCCTCACCAAATCACCTCTTCCCCTGAATCTCAGATACTCAATCTCCATGAACAATCAAAATCTCGGCACCGTTTGTAGCTCCAAATCAGACAATGGATCCCATGACCCTTCTTCTTCTCAG GGAGGTGAATCATTCTTCAGGGGAGTGTTGGCAAACATGGAGGCTGTGTACTTGAGCAGGAACCCTACAGCAAAGTCAGTGTTGGAGCTTGTTGGGTCTGATGAACAGATTAGCTATGATCATTTTGCATTCAGGACCTTTGGG GTGAATGGTTATGGGATTGATTCCATGGCTAGATTTTTCTTGGATTTCGGGTACACTCCCCGGGAGGAGTTACGATTCCCGGCTAAGAAATTGAGGGCATTCTGGTTTGCTCCTCCTAGTTATACCATTTCTGATGGTGGTGCTGGTGTTAATGGGCCTTTGCCGAGAATATTTATATCCGAGCTTCTTGTAGATCAGATGAGTCCACAAACTCAg GAGATAATCCGTAAGTACACTGAAAACTCTGGTTCTGGAAATAAGTATGCTGCTCTAGCAAGTGCGCTGGGAACTTTGACGTGGGAAAAGCCGTTGTACTCAGAATTTCAGCAATTGGCTAG GGAAAGTGAATATGCTGCCTGGACCCTTGTCAATGGGTATGCAGTCAACCATGTCACAATCTCTGCTCACCAGCTGAAATCTAAATTGAGAGATATTAAAAGCCTCAATCAATTCATCGAGGAGAATGGGTTCAGGTTGAATTCTGAAGGCGGAATTCTGAAAG TGAGCCCCGATGGTCTTCTGCTGCAAAGTTCAACTGTCGCAGATCCAGTTAATTTCCAATTTAGGGATGGTCAAATTGAGTCGGTCCCCTGCTCCTACATTGAGTTTGCTCAACGCCTGGTGCTGCCCCAGTACAGCAATCTACCAAGCAACGAG GTTAAAGAGCATCACAGGCGAGATGGCTTTGAGGTTGGTAACGCGGACAAGATCTTTGAGAGCACATCAAAGGAGCAGCTGACCAGGAGGGCTGCATGA